A stretch of the Poseidonibacter parvus genome encodes the following:
- the hisH gene encoding imidazole glycerol phosphate synthase subunit HisH, with protein MIGIIDYNMGNLASVYNACHLLDAKATIIKDPNDLKNYDRIILPGVGAYKDAMQHLNDTGMYSAIHEFSKSGKPMIGICLGMQLLFQSSQEFGHTDGLGLIEGEVIKFDKTKMHEDFKIPHMGWNTITNKEHALFEGLKDPYLYFVHSYHAVTKEENIIGKTTYGYDFVSAVNKDNIYGFQPHPEKSHDNGLKILQNFMKI; from the coding sequence GTGATAGGAATTATTGATTATAATATGGGAAACTTAGCAAGTGTTTACAATGCTTGTCATTTATTAGATGCAAAAGCTACAATTATTAAAGATCCAAACGACTTAAAAAACTATGATAGAATCATACTACCAGGGGTTGGAGCATATAAAGATGCAATGCAACACTTAAACGATACTGGTATGTATAGTGCGATTCATGAGTTTTCAAAAAGTGGAAAACCAATGATTGGTATTTGTCTTGGAATGCAACTTTTATTTCAAAGTTCACAAGAGTTTGGACATACTGATGGTCTTGGATTAATTGAAGGTGAAGTAATTAAATTTGATAAAACTAAAATGCATGAAGATTTTAAAATACCTCACATGGGTTGGAATACAATTACTAATAAAGAACATGCACTTTTTGAAGGTTTAAAAGACCCTTATCTTTACTTTGTTCACTCATATCATGCAGTAACAAAAGAAGAAAATATTATTGGAAAAACAACTTATGGTTATGATTTTGTAAGTGCTGTTAATAAAGATAATATTTACGGTTTCCAACCACACCCTGAAAAGTCGCATGATAATGGACTAAAAATTTTACAAAACTTTATGAAGATATAA
- the ypmT gene encoding protein YpmT, producing the protein MCLIISIIFSFLAYTFFEDGNMQGFYINISIALFFILLMLRNILKTKKDRNSK; encoded by the coding sequence ATCTGCCTTATTATCTCTATAATATTCTCATTTCTTGCATATACATTTTTTGAAGATGGAAATATGCAAGGCTTTTATATAAATATTTCTATTGCTTTATTTTTTATTTTATTAATGCTTAGAAATATACTCAAAACAAAAAAAGATAGAAACTCAAAATGA
- the hisA gene encoding 1-(5-phosphoribosyl)-5-[(5-phosphoribosylamino)methylideneamino]imidazole-4-carboxamide isomerase, which yields MDILPAIDLKDGKAVRLSKGLMESAKIYSDEPWMVAKRFEELGSKWLHIVDLNGAFAGEPANLEQIKKIRENCNLKIELGGGIRDEETIKMYIELGVDRLILGSIAVKDPEFVKSMAAKYPIAVGIDAMNGMVAVEGWAEVSTMEATTLAKEFANAGVEAIICTDISKDGMLCGVNVEFTESIALASGVDTIASGGVKDINDITNCKKNGNIAGVIVGKAFYEGTLDLEEGFKAL from the coding sequence ATGGATATTTTACCAGCGATTGATTTAAAAGACGGGAAAGCAGTAAGACTTAGCAAAGGTTTGATGGAAAGTGCAAAAATATACTCAGATGAGCCATGGATGGTTGCTAAAAGATTTGAAGAGTTAGGTTCTAAATGGCTTCATATTGTTGATTTAAATGGAGCTTTTGCAGGAGAACCAGCAAACTTAGAACAAATTAAAAAAATTAGAGAAAACTGTAATTTAAAAATTGAACTTGGTGGTGGAATTAGAGATGAAGAAACTATTAAGATGTATATTGAACTTGGAGTTGATAGACTTATTTTAGGTTCAATTGCAGTAAAAGACCCAGAATTTGTTAAAAGTATGGCAGCTAAATATCCAATTGCTGTAGGAATCGATGCAATGAACGGAATGGTTGCAGTTGAAGGCTGGGCAGAAGTTTCTACTATGGAAGCTACTACTTTAGCTAAAGAGTTTGCAAATGCAGGTGTTGAAGCTATTATTTGTACTGATATTTCAAAAGATGGAATGCTTTGTGGTGTAAATGTTGAGTTTACAGAATCAATTGCATTAGCATCTGGTGTTGATACAATTGCTTCTGGTGGAGTAAAAGATATCAACGATATCACAAACTGTAAAAAAAATGGAAACATTGCAGGTGTAATTGTAGGAAAGGCTTTTTATGAAGGTACACTTGATTTAGAAGAAGGTTTTAAGGCTCTTTAA
- a CDS encoding ComF family protein, which yields MKCLTCDTLCFSIICKTCQKNFLCPSFHKREISKDFYNYSFYAFSDIEDLILSKYYFHGDRVFNLLAKLSFAKFSKNFNYDENIIAIAIDDHTRHEFSHTAILAKHLKSKIIKPKYNICKARNIVKYAGKDQEFRKNNPRNFEINDISNQNVILCDDLITTGSTILEAKATLEKKNNKILFSLTLADAKL from the coding sequence ATGAAATGTTTAACTTGTGATACTTTATGTTTTTCAATAATTTGTAAAACATGTCAAAAAAACTTCCTCTGTCCCTCTTTTCATAAAAGAGAAATATCAAAAGACTTTTATAATTATTCATTTTATGCTTTTAGTGATATTGAAGATTTAATACTATCAAAATACTATTTTCATGGGGATAGAGTTTTTAATCTATTAGCCAAACTCTCTTTTGCAAAATTTTCTAAAAATTTCAATTATGATGAAAATATTATTGCAATTGCTATTGATGATCATACAAGACATGAGTTTTCTCATACTGCGATACTTGCAAAACATCTTAAATCAAAAATTATAAAACCCAAATATAATATATGTAAAGCTAGAAATATTGTAAAATATGCAGGAAAAGACCAAGAGTTTAGAAAAAACAATCCTAGAAATTTTGAAATAAATGATATCTCTAATCAAAACGTTATACTTTGTGATGATTTAATTACAACAGGTAGCACAATACTTGAAGCAAAAGCAACTTTAGAAAAGAAAAACAATAAAATCCTCTTTTCTTTAACCTTAGCAGATGCTAAACTTTAG
- the lepA gene encoding translation elongation factor 4, with the protein MQENIRNFSIIAHIDHGKSTLADRIIQECGSVADRDMSAQVMDTMDIEKERGITIKAQSVRLDYVKDGQNYVLNLIDTPGHVDFSYEVSRSLASSDGALLIVDSTQGVEAQTIANVYIAMDNDLELLPVVNKIDLPSADPDRVLEEVEEAIGLDCTEHNLISAKTGLGVRDLIDSIVDRVPAPKGDTNAPTKALIYDSWFDSYLGALALVRVYEGSIKKGQVVRMMNTEHEQQVLSLMYPHPLKKQQTDEIKTGEIGIVVLGIKTVDIIAVGDTITDAKNRTPQAIDGFEPAKPFVFAGIYPIDTDKFEDLRDALDKLRLNDSSISYEPESSAALGSGFRTGFLGMLHMEVIKERLEREFNLDLIATAPTVVYEVLKVDGEKISIQNPSELPMPNHIDTIFEPYVKATILVPDEFLGNVIKLLNDKRGVQNKMDYIGKRVLLDYDIPMNEIVMDFYDRLKSTTKGYASFDYEPIGFREGVLQKLDIKVAGEVVDALSIIVPENKALSKGREFIKALKELIPRQLFEVAVQASIGANIIARETVKSTGKNVTAKCYGGDITRKRKLLDKQKAGKKRMKSIGKVNVPQEAFMAVLKI; encoded by the coding sequence TTGCAAGAAAATATTAGAAACTTTAGTATCATTGCTCATATTGATCACGGAAAATCAACACTAGCTGATAGAATAATTCAAGAATGTGGTTCAGTAGCCGATAGAGATATGTCAGCACAAGTAATGGATACTATGGATATTGAAAAAGAACGTGGTATTACAATTAAAGCACAAAGTGTAAGACTTGATTATGTAAAAGATGGTCAAAACTATGTTTTAAACTTAATTGACACTCCAGGACATGTTGACTTTTCTTATGAAGTAAGTAGGTCTTTAGCTTCATCTGATGGTGCACTTTTAATTGTAGATTCAACTCAAGGTGTAGAAGCTCAAACTATTGCAAATGTATATATTGCAATGGATAATGATTTAGAGTTATTACCAGTTGTTAATAAAATTGATTTACCTTCTGCTGATCCTGATAGAGTGTTAGAAGAAGTTGAAGAAGCTATTGGACTTGATTGTACAGAGCACAACTTAATATCTGCAAAAACAGGATTAGGTGTAAGAGATTTAATTGATTCAATTGTCGATAGAGTTCCAGCTCCAAAAGGTGATACAAATGCACCTACAAAAGCATTAATCTATGATTCATGGTTTGATAGTTACTTAGGTGCCTTAGCACTTGTTAGAGTATATGAAGGAAGTATTAAAAAAGGTCAAGTTGTTCGTATGATGAATACAGAACATGAACAACAAGTATTATCTTTAATGTATCCTCATCCTTTAAAAAAGCAACAAACTGATGAAATCAAAACAGGTGAAATTGGTATTGTAGTTCTTGGAATTAAAACTGTAGATATTATTGCAGTTGGTGATACAATTACAGATGCAAAAAACAGAACTCCTCAAGCTATTGATGGTTTTGAACCTGCTAAACCTTTCGTATTTGCTGGAATTTATCCAATTGATACAGATAAGTTTGAAGATTTAAGAGATGCATTAGACAAATTAAGACTTAATGATTCTTCAATCTCTTATGAACCAGAAAGCTCAGCAGCATTAGGAAGTGGATTTAGAACTGGATTTTTAGGGATGCTTCATATGGAAGTAATCAAAGAAAGATTAGAGAGAGAATTTAATCTTGATTTAATAGCAACTGCTCCAACTGTTGTATATGAAGTTTTAAAAGTTGATGGAGAAAAAATCTCAATTCAAAACCCTAGTGAACTTCCTATGCCAAATCATATTGATACAATTTTTGAACCTTATGTAAAAGCAACTATTTTAGTTCCTGATGAGTTTTTAGGAAATGTAATTAAACTTCTTAATGATAAAAGAGGTGTACAAAATAAAATGGATTACATAGGTAAAAGAGTTTTACTAGATTATGATATTCCAATGAATGAAATTGTAATGGATTTTTATGATAGATTAAAGTCAACTACAAAAGGCTATGCATCTTTTGATTATGAACCAATTGGTTTTAGAGAAGGTGTTTTACAAAAACTTGATATTAAAGTTGCAGGTGAAGTTGTAGATGCATTATCTATTATTGTTCCAGAAAATAAAGCCTTATCAAAAGGTAGAGAGTTTATTAAAGCCTTAAAAGAATTAATTCCAAGACAACTATTTGAAGTAGCAGTTCAAGCTAGTATTGGAGCTAATATTATTGCAAGAGAAACTGTTAAATCAACAGGTAAAAATGTAACAGCAAAATGTTATGGTGGTGATATTACAAGAAAAAGAAAACTACTTGACAAACAAAAAGCTGGTAAAAAAAGAATGAAATCTATTGGAAAAGTTAATGTTCCTCAAGAAGCATTTATGGCGGTATTAAAGATTTAA
- a CDS encoding transporter substrate-binding domain-containing protein, producing MRTDNTDKINSLKDLKGKKVGFDGNIIFLYKALDKYKNDIDFIPMKNTLDSFYKLNEGSLDAIISFNRDKYVRIKYGFTNIKAVYTISELNFMTTTAIKQNNIILQSIMDKAISSITADEKVKIFEKYLGNDVKLSNLNLTNQELEYLDSKPFLRTQLEDQYFPYSFIKDGEKRGFVIDLMKIISEKLDKKIDYIVIKNKKEASSMLQDNKLDFVSHHLKTPQREKEFLFSKESLLDANTGLLSKKSKNYTFKDINGKTISVIKGYHLVKLLKRYYPKVKIKLLNNNFDLIQSVINETSDFAISNYSILNYLRKDNQLYDELSNELLNNEHFYRKPIHMIFNKSNEILKSIFDKTIQSLSVAQINNLKDKWFIETPIKSFLSQEEQNWLKNNRIIKMCSNPIWEPIGFYNKTSKQPEGISIDTMNLIKQKLDNNIQFEYIHTTTWKQTQEFLKDKKCDIIPILVKNEERSKYALFTKPYLNYKYAIITKDDKPFTKGLEDIVNKSIARKEGSATITQILEQYPNTKIIETENFLDSLRKVSKEEAYAALAILPTLSYNSSHFNTKHIQIAGYTDIEMNLSIASRKDKIILHNILEKALSKITEKEHKDIQNKWMEIEIKEVKKNNIFYIMISIVLLVLAFYYFYKDFKSRKELKKINIKLLKFNENLEEKVNEQTKDLKNLNLKLSISNEQLQTTNQELQNSNEELLITEEDLRIRQVELISQHEKILELSKIKAQFLANMSHEIRTPLNGIVGVTRLMLDDSEDIKQKHKEQLKIIQKSSEILTNIVNDILDYSALSTGNIKLFEEEFSLRSMIAHIKSITEINIKEKGLKYIIDIDEEIQENVIGDEFRISQILMNIISNATKFTNKGYIKLKIRKKIKKNGDSILKFTIVDTGIGMNKEVQKSLFNSFNQSDQSNTREHKGTGLGLSIVYQLVKLMEGKVSTQSTIGQGSTFFVELSLKSTGIKNEVKEIPTSTYYSLIKSKKALFVEDDEINQIVISETLKKIGFNTDYAINGKQAVDKVMENEYDIIFMDIQMPIMDGYEATEIIRKNNKDIPIIALSAGVMPKDIDKSLKAGMNMHIAKPIVYNEMNEVLDKYFKVEIKE from the coding sequence ATGAGAACTGACAACACAGATAAAATAAATTCTTTAAAGGATTTAAAAGGAAAAAAAGTCGGATTCGATGGAAATATAATATTTTTATACAAAGCCTTAGATAAATATAAAAATGATATTGATTTTATTCCAATGAAAAATACACTTGATTCTTTTTATAAATTAAATGAAGGTTCTTTAGATGCTATCATATCTTTTAATAGAGATAAATATGTTCGTATAAAATACGGGTTTACTAATATAAAAGCTGTATATACTATAAGTGAATTAAATTTTATGACCACTACTGCGATTAAACAAAATAATATTATATTACAATCAATTATGGATAAAGCAATATCTTCTATAACAGCAGATGAAAAAGTAAAAATATTTGAGAAATATTTAGGGAATGATGTCAAGTTATCAAACCTAAATTTAACAAATCAAGAATTAGAATACCTTGATTCTAAACCTTTTCTTAGAACACAATTAGAAGACCAATATTTCCCATACTCATTTATAAAAGATGGTGAAAAAAGAGGCTTTGTTATTGATTTAATGAAGATAATAAGTGAAAAACTTGATAAGAAAATAGACTATATTGTAATAAAAAATAAAAAAGAAGCAAGCTCAATGCTTCAAGATAATAAGCTAGATTTTGTAAGTCATCATTTGAAAACTCCTCAAAGAGAAAAAGAGTTTTTATTTTCAAAAGAATCACTTCTTGATGCAAATACAGGATTATTATCAAAAAAAAGTAAAAATTATACATTTAAAGATATTAATGGTAAAACTATAAGTGTAATAAAAGGATATCACCTTGTAAAGCTATTAAAGAGATATTATCCAAAAGTAAAAATAAAGCTTTTGAATAATAATTTTGATTTAATTCAATCGGTTATTAATGAAACTAGTGATTTTGCCATTTCAAATTATTCTATACTAAATTACCTAAGAAAAGATAACCAATTATACGATGAACTTTCAAATGAACTTTTAAACAATGAACATTTTTATAGAAAACCAATTCATATGATATTTAATAAATCTAATGAAATACTAAAATCTATATTTGATAAAACTATTCAATCATTATCAGTTGCACAAATAAATAATCTTAAAGATAAATGGTTCATTGAAACTCCTATTAAATCATTTTTATCACAAGAAGAACAAAACTGGCTTAAAAATAATAGAATTATAAAAATGTGTTCAAATCCAATTTGGGAACCAATTGGTTTTTATAATAAAACTTCTAAACAACCTGAAGGTATTTCTATTGATACTATGAATCTTATTAAACAAAAACTTGATAATAATATTCAGTTTGAATACATTCATACGACTACATGGAAGCAAACACAAGAGTTTTTGAAAGATAAAAAGTGTGATATCATACCAATATTAGTTAAAAATGAAGAAAGATCTAAATATGCTCTTTTTACAAAGCCTTATCTTAACTATAAATACGCAATTATTACAAAAGATGATAAACCTTTTACAAAAGGATTAGAAGATATAGTTAATAAATCAATCGCAAGAAAAGAAGGTTCAGCAACAATTACGCAAATCTTAGAACAATATCCAAATACTAAAATCATTGAGACAGAGAATTTCCTTGATTCTTTAAGAAAAGTATCAAAGGAAGAGGCCTATGCTGCTTTAGCTATTTTACCTACACTTTCATATAATTCAAGTCACTTTAATACAAAACATATTCAAATAGCAGGATATACAGATATCGAAATGAATTTAAGTATCGCAAGTAGAAAAGATAAAATTATCCTTCATAATATTTTAGAAAAAGCACTCTCTAAGATTACTGAAAAAGAGCATAAAGATATCCAAAATAAATGGATGGAAATTGAAATAAAAGAAGTAAAGAAGAATAATATCTTTTATATTATGATTTCAATTGTACTTTTAGTTTTAGCTTTTTATTATTTTTATAAAGACTTTAAAAGTAGAAAAGAATTAAAAAAGATAAATATTAAACTACTAAAATTTAATGAAAATTTAGAAGAGAAAGTAAATGAGCAAACAAAAGATTTAAAAAACCTTAACTTAAAATTATCAATATCTAATGAACAATTACAAACTACAAATCAAGAACTTCAAAATTCAAATGAAGAGCTTTTAATTACAGAAGAAGATTTACGTATTAGACAAGTTGAATTAATTAGTCAGCATGAAAAAATTCTTGAGCTGTCTAAAATAAAAGCTCAGTTTTTAGCAAATATGTCTCACGAAATTAGAACACCTTTAAATGGAATAGTAGGTGTTACCAGACTTATGTTAGATGACAGTGAGGATATTAAACAAAAGCATAAAGAACAACTAAAAATCATTCAAAAATCATCAGAGATATTAACTAATATTGTTAATGATATATTAGATTACTCAGCCCTATCAACGGGAAATATAAAACTATTTGAAGAAGAATTTTCACTTAGGTCAATGATTGCTCATATTAAATCAATAACTGAGATAAATATAAAAGAAAAAGGATTAAAGTATATCATTGATATAGATGAGGAAATACAAGAAAATGTAATTGGAGATGAGTTTAGAATTTCACAAATTTTAATGAATATAATAAGTAATGCTACTAAATTTACAAATAAAGGTTATATAAAACTAAAAATTAGAAAAAAAATTAAAAAGAATGGTGATAGTATTTTAAAATTCACTATTGTTGATACAGGAATTGGAATGAATAAAGAAGTTCAAAAATCTTTATTTAATTCTTTTAATCAATCTGATCAATCAAATACAAGAGAGCATAAAGGAACAGGATTAGGGCTTTCAATTGTCTACCAATTAGTTAAACTTATGGAAGGTAAAGTATCTACTCAATCAACTATAGGTCAAGGAAGTACATTCTTTGTAGAGCTTTCATTAAAGAGTACTGGTATCAAAAATGAGGTAAAAGAAATACCTACTAGTACTTATTATTCTTTAATAAAAAGTAAAAAAGCACTATTTGTAGAAGATGATGAGATTAATCAAATTGTGATATCTGAAACATTAAAGAAAATTGGTTTTAATACTGATTATGCAATAAATGGGAAACAAGCAGTAGATAAAGTAATGGAAAATGAATATGACATTATTTTTATGGATATACAAATGCCAATTATGGATGGCTATGAAGCAACAGAAATAATACGAAAGAACAATAAAGATATTCCTATTATTGCTTTAAGTGCAGGTGTTATGCCTAAGGATATTGATAAGTCATTAAAAGCTGGAATGAATATGCATATTGCAAAACCAATTGTCTATAATGAAATGAATGAGGTTTTAGATAAATACTTTAAAGTAGAAATAAAAGAATAA
- a CDS encoding transporter substrate-binding domain-containing protein produces MKYLLILFIFLFSAFANNNKEINFNSKEIEYLKNNPIIKVGFTDVFEPYIIKSPTGNLKGVIPDIYKLLNEKYNLNFDYDIQDWKTTLENLELGKIDLIPIMNYDIAKKKVFCIVVPL; encoded by the coding sequence ATGAAGTATTTATTAATATTATTCATTTTTTTATTTTCAGCATTTGCAAATAATAATAAAGAAATAAATTTTAATTCAAAAGAAATAGAATATTTAAAAAACAATCCAATTATTAAAGTAGGTTTTACTGATGTATTTGAACCTTATATAATTAAATCACCTACGGGGAATCTTAAGGGAGTTATACCTGATATATATAAACTTTTAAACGAAAAATATAATTTAAATTTTGACTATGATATACAGGATTGGAAAACAACATTAGAAAACTTAGAACTTGGGAAAATAGATTTAATACCTATTATGAATTATGATATTGCCAAAAAAAAGGTTTTTTGCATAGTAGTGCCTTTATAA
- a CDS encoding OmpA family protein, with amino-acid sequence MKKILLTSALCASIMFAQSAPSSNYSYEVTPFAAGILSDSQSNLANDNYANAGISLAKNLKESFLDQVELAIMRSDSLNYKGTTNGNTNINRVFLNAVKKLPLTEKLAAYGLVGAGYQDVTQEIKDHDDSALVNYGVGLRYDLPYYGVAVKGDVRHLFGFNDKSNDVMYTLGLAMPLGKKYSENIAAKVPVIEEPVAVVPVVDGDDDNDGVLNSKDLCPDSLPGAVVNENGCEIDDDNDGIVNRLDKCPNTSPDVQVNEDGCVATINLNIKFDTMSDKIKSRYNSKLQEFANLLNENTNLKATIEAHTDSRGSESYNQRLSEKRAASTVRSLEKLNILPSRLQSIGYGETQPIATNDTAEGRAENRRVTGLINQ; translated from the coding sequence ATGAAAAAAATTTTATTAACATCTGCATTATGTGCATCTATTATGTTCGCTCAAAGTGCACCAAGTAGTAACTATAGCTATGAAGTAACTCCTTTTGCTGCAGGAATTTTATCTGATAGTCAATCAAATCTTGCAAATGACAATTATGCAAATGCTGGTATTTCATTAGCTAAAAATTTAAAAGAATCTTTTTTAGACCAAGTTGAACTTGCAATTATGAGAAGTGATAGCCTTAATTATAAAGGTACAACAAATGGAAATACTAATATTAATAGAGTATTTTTAAATGCTGTGAAAAAATTACCATTAACTGAAAAATTAGCTGCTTATGGTTTAGTTGGTGCGGGATACCAAGATGTAACTCAAGAAATAAAAGATCATGATGATTCGGCATTAGTAAACTATGGTGTTGGATTAAGATATGATCTTCCATATTATGGAGTTGCTGTAAAAGGTGATGTAAGACACTTATTTGGATTTAATGACAAATCAAATGATGTAATGTATACACTTGGACTTGCAATGCCTTTAGGTAAAAAATACTCAGAAAATATTGCTGCTAAAGTTCCAGTTATTGAAGAACCTGTTGCTGTTGTACCAGTTGTTGATGGTGATGACGATAATGATGGAGTATTAAATTCAAAAGATTTATGTCCAGATTCACTTCCAGGTGCAGTTGTTAATGAAAATGGTTGTGAAATTGATGATGATAATGATGGAATTGTAAACAGACTTGATAAATGTCCAAATACATCTCCTGATGTTCAAGTTAATGAAGATGGTTGTGTGGCAACAATCAACTTAAATATTAAATTTGATACTATGTCTGATAAAATCAAATCTAGATACAATTCTAAACTTCAAGAGTTTGCAAATTTATTAAATGAAAATACAAACTTAAAAGCTACAATTGAAGCACATACAGATTCAAGAGGTTCTGAAAGCTACAACCAAAGACTATCTGAAAAAAGAGCTGCTTCAACAGTAAGATCTTTAGAAAAATTAAATATTTTACCTTCAAGACTTCAATCAATTGGATATGGAGAAACTCAACCAATTGCTACAAATGATACAGCTGAAGGAAGAGCAGAAAACAGAAGAGTTACAGGTTTAATTAACCAATAA
- a CDS encoding MFS transporter → MKEKLRLKSESIYEKMMNEEDARVCKAIDEKACKVVPGNFFLTIISYFFNKLADSVANTKVIIPWIMESLAVPLFLISFLVPIRESGSLLPQLLIAAYVRKLPIRKYIWSIGAFLQALTMIGIGIVAWNMQGLSAGIAIIFLIILFSLARGLSSVAAKDVLGKTIPKTRRGALNGYSGSLAGVLIIGLGVYFLFVGEKPFSPQNFGILLFCAGFFWIIAGFVYLQINEFQGETDGGGNAISVALKKIGLLKTDENFRLFVISRALFLCSVLSAPFFVILAQQQADSNNYLLGLFILASGLADFSSSIFWGKLSDVSSKKSMILGASIATSLGFLVFILATFFENIFSIIWIMPLIYFVLTVGYQGIRIGRKTYLVDLAGGNKRTDYVAVSNTIIGFVLLFTGFIGFLSSLIGLNGIILLLSLIGILGIFMALKLPDVTKE, encoded by the coding sequence ATGAAAGAAAAACTTAGATTAAAATCAGAATCAATTTATGAAAAAATGATGAATGAAGAAGATGCAAGAGTTTGTAAAGCTATTGATGAAAAAGCTTGTAAAGTAGTTCCTGGAAATTTCTTTTTAACTATTATTAGCTATTTTTTTAATAAACTTGCAGATTCAGTTGCTAATACAAAAGTAATCATTCCTTGGATTATGGAGTCCCTTGCAGTTCCACTATTTTTAATAAGTTTTTTAGTTCCAATTAGAGAATCTGGTTCACTTTTACCTCAACTTTTAATAGCTGCTTATGTAAGAAAACTTCCTATAAGAAAATATATTTGGAGTATTGGAGCTTTTTTACAAGCTTTGACAATGATTGGAATTGGAATAGTTGCTTGGAATATGCAAGGACTTAGTGCAGGAATTGCTATTATTTTTCTGATTATACTTTTTAGTTTAGCAAGAGGTTTAAGCTCAGTTGCAGCCAAAGATGTACTAGGAAAAACCATACCAAAAACTAGACGGGGAGCTTTAAATGGTTACTCAGGGAGTTTAGCAGGAGTTCTAATTATAGGACTTGGAGTTTATTTTTTATTTGTGGGAGAGAAACCTTTTTCACCTCAAAACTTTGGAATACTACTATTTTGTGCAGGATTCTTTTGGATAATTGCAGGTTTTGTTTATTTACAAATTAATGAATTTCAAGGTGAAACTGATGGTGGAGGAAATGCAATTAGTGTTGCTTTAAAAAAAATTGGCTTATTAAAAACAGATGAAAATTTTAGATTATTTGTAATTTCAAGAGCTTTATTTTTATGTTCAGTTTTATCTGCTCCATTTTTTGTAATCTTAGCTCAACAACAAGCAGATTCAAATAATTATTTATTAGGTTTATTTATTCTAGCTTCTGGACTTGCAGATTTTTCTTCATCAATTTTTTGGGGAAAACTTTCTGATGTATCTAGTAAAAAATCTATGATATTAGGAGCCAGTATTGCAACATCTCTAGGGTTTTTAGTATTTATTCTAGCTACATTTTTTGAGAATATTTTCTCTATTATTTGGATAATGCCTTTAATCTATTTTGTTTTAACTGTTGGGTATCAAGGTATAAGAATTGGAAGAAAAACTTATCTTGTAGATTTAGCAGGTGGTAATAAAAGAACGGATTATGTAGCTGTTAGTAATACAATAATTGGTTTTGTTTTACTATTTACAGGCTTCATTGGATTTTTAAGTTCTTTAATTGGTCTAAATGGAATTATTTTACTACTTTCTTTAATTGGTATACTTGGAATATTTATGGCTTTAAAACTTCCTGATGTTACAAAAGAATAA